The Saprospiraceae bacterium genome includes the window GACCATTTAATGTGACCATACTACCTCCCGGCCCCATTACGACTCCTACGGAAATATGTTTTGATGTTGTATTCCTAAGTGGCACCTTTGAATGCTGTCATTTCACTTACTGTATCACTCTTTTACCCATTGATCCTTGTGAGGAGGTCGAAGTGATTGTGACCACCCTGGAATCGCCAGAAGGTTGCTGCTATTCCATTGATGTGAGCAATGATTTTTGCGATAATTATTTTACCGGCATTCAAACAGAAATACTTACCCCGGGGGTATATTTTAGCCAATATGGCGGTGGCTCCAGCTGGACAACCAGTGTCAATACCAGTCAGGACGATATCCTCTGGACACCTGCTGGCGGCTTTATCCCGACGGGAATTATTGGTCAAATGAGATTTTGCCTGGATGGCATTACCAGCACAACCCAAATACCACAGGAAATTGCCTTCCATTGGCTGGCACTGGATGCAACAGGTGAAAACTATGTCGTTTGTTCCGATACCTTGCGTTTTGAATGCCAATCCTGCCTTTTGGTGGATGAAGAAAAAGTAGAGTGTATAGATAACAATACCTTAAGTTATACCATCACTATCACCAATAACACCACACCGCCTGTTACTTCCAATATGATTTTGCTGGAAATGCACACGCCAGGCCATACTTTTAACCCCAATTTCATTAATGTGACCTTGGCAAGTGGTGCAAGCACTACCCAGACCGTCAATATCGTCAGCACTGCTCCGCTCAACCCTGGTGATGTGCTGTATTACAAGGTTACCTTACTCGGCGATGATGGCTGGTGTTGCCATTTGGATAGCCTATCCCTGGTCGTTCCAGACTGTGACCATACCAGCCCCTGCATTGACCCAGAACTCATTAACCCTATCCTTTGTCCAGATATCTTTGAACCGGTTTGTGGCTGTGATGGCAAAACCTATAACAATGCCTGCGAAGCCCAAAATTATTATGGCGTAACCAGTTGGACCCCAGGACCCTGTGTACAATTAAATCCTGACCCTGTTGAAAGGGTAAGGGCCGTCACCCTCTTCCCCAATCCGACGACCAATGGCTTAAACGTCCAACTCCCTGAACCTGATGATTACGAAGTACAAGTACTAGATATGAATGGCCGTGTCATTCAAGCCATGCAATTCCAAGAAACGACCCATTTTCAATTATCCCTACATGAACAGCCCGGGGGAGTCTATTATCTAAGGATTAAAGCGGCGTCCGGTAAAACGGAACAATTCCCGTTCGTGAAAATCAATCCTTAAACGCTCCCGAGCATTGGTTATCCCAAAGCCGATGCACTTGACCAAACGGAGGCCTTTTCCCACTACCCTGGGAGGGGCCTTCGACTTTGTCTTATAGATTTTTGGTTCTTTGACAAATCTCGTGATCTAAAGGCAATCATAAAAAGAAAGCAACACTTCCTTTGGTCGTTTTTGCTTTCTTTTTATGATTGCCCACGAGATTTGTTAAAAAAGGTAGATTTTCAAGAATTTGTTATTCCTAGTCGGGGTTACCCTAGAAAATCTATACATTTAACCATACCTAAACATCTTTTTCACAATGAAACAATTGTCATCCACACCCCTTCTTATCTTTTTTTTGTTAGGTCTGAGTACCTTGGGTATCACCCAAACAGTTTTCTTTGAACAAAACTTTAATAACGGCTTCCCGACGGGCTGGAGCCGAAACCCTGACGGAGAAGGCACTTTCTGGCAATTAAGAGGAAGCGGCGATGCCCCCTTTGGACAATTTTGGAATGGCCGTTCAAGAATTAATTCGGAATCGGACGGCGGTGCGATGGTCTTTGATGCAGATGGTTACCAAAGTAACCCTGAAACACTTATTCCTTTTCCACATCGAGGGGCTTTGATTTCTCCCTTTATTGATGTGACAGGTCGCGGCCGAATTGGTCTTCGATTTTATCAATATTACCACAATTTTGAATCGGTTACCAGCATTGGCGTATCTATCGACGATGGACAGAGCTGGCAAGATGTGAGTATTAACCAAAACATCGGCACTGGGGCCGAAACGGCAAATGGGAATATCGTCCTAGTGGAGTTAACAGATTTAGTAAGGGATGCGTCGAGAATACAGGTCCGTTTTCTTTTTGAAGGGAGTAACTTTTTTTGGATTATAGACGATATCCAATTATTAGAATTGCCTCCTACCTTTGGGCAAACCTTCCCCTCTTTTCTAGGGGACAGCCTGGACACCTGGGAAATACCCTACCTCGTCGATGAAATAGGCGGCGCCTATCCGCCTAATGAGCTGGCCATTGAATGGGCACCCGATGCCCGAGAAAGCTTCAAGGATAGCTTGCGCAATACCCTGCAGGTGATTACATATGATACCTGTACGTGTAGCAATTTAGAACTTTTTCATTTTGCCGATACCTTTGAACTGAGTTTGGATGAAAACCTCTTAGTAAACGGTGATTTCGAGGACGGCGCTACTGGGTTTCGAAGTGAATTGAACAATAATTGCGGGAATTGTGCGGTTGCATCTTATTGCGTCGGAACACAAATGATCGATATTTGTCCCATCAATACTACCTGGATAAATAACAATTTTTTTGCCTTTAACAACCCCGGTAGTAACCAATTTTTGATCGTGGATGGAAGTATAACTGCAGGTACTGATATTTGGTGTCAGGATGTCACCCTGGAAGCTAACGAAACCTATCTATTTGCTTTTCGGGGAAGAAATCTTGTCGCGGGGAGTGATAACCCCCAACTCCAGCTACTTGCCAATGGCATACCTGTCAATACCGCGAATGTGGTAAACATGGATGCAGCTGGAAATTGGGACCTCTATTTTGTTCAATGGACAACAGGGGTGAGTGTTCCTGCAACCCTAACGCTTTGTTTGGAACAAATAAATGGGGGGCTGATCGGAAATGATTATGGTATCGATGACCTCATTCTGGTGAAAGATGGTCGGATTATTTTAAATATTGAAGAGAAAAAAGCGACGGCAGATCAACAGACAGAAGGCGTCCAGGAAGTCGACTATAACTATTTTAATGGCGACTTCATAGATATTAAAAATACACCCGATTTTTATGGCAGCACTTTCCCTGACCTGCCCCAAGTAGAAGACGAACCTAATGAGAAGGAAGTCGTTGTTGCCATTTTAGATACAGGGATTGATTATAATTATACAGCGAATATCCCTGGCATAGGAAATTTGTCCATAGCTCCTTACCTAAAGAGAAGTAGCCAGGCTTGTTATTCGAATGATGTACTGGGTTGGAATTTTATCGATGCCAAAGATTTGTTAAGGCAAAACAAGCCTTTTGATGACCATAGCCACGGCACCCATGTCGCGGGCATTATGATTCAAAATTGGCAAGCTTTACCCGATACTTGTTGTGCCTTAAAAATCCTACCTGTGAAAACCCATAATGCACGAGGTTTGGGCAAATTATTTGATGCCAGTTGCGGCATTTATTATGCGACGGAAGAAAAGGTTAATTTTATCAATGCCAGTTGGGGTTTTTCGGCAGTCCAATCTAATACAGGAGGTATTTTGTATAATGCTATTCAATATGCAAAGGATGAAGCAGGCATTTTATTGGTGACCTCAGCAGGAAATGAAGGCGTTAGTTTGAATGATCACCCAGATTATCCTTCCAATTATTTATTGCCCAATATTTTATCGGTCGCTGCCTTGGACAGTTTGGAGCAGATTTGGAACAGTTCTAATTTTGAAATGACCACGGTAGATTATGCCGCAAAAGGGGTTGGTATTTTTAGTGCAGTCCCTCCGGGCAGTATTAATAATGATTATTCAAAGGTTTGGAGCGGGAAGTCGGGAACCTCTATGGCAGCCCCCGTGGTGACCGGTGCGGCGGCAAAGTTGTCTTGTTTGACGTATGAAGACCCTTTGTTGGATGTGTATGGGAAATTGGACATTCTAAGCGAAAACAGAACGGACTTAATGTCCTTCTTTATTGATGGTCGTACCCTCGATATGCACGATTTGATCGGTAAAATTGTAGATTGTGAATTGCTGATTGATGCCAATGAAGACCTAAGCATTGTCGCCGACCTTAGTATTTTCCCCAACCCTGTCAAGGATGTATTGACGATTTCTGTGAAAAATTCAAGCGTGAATTTTGAACAATTCTTTATCTGGGATGCGCTTGGTAAGGTCGTTATGCAACAGGCCATTCCTGTCCACGGCGACCAATGGCAGCAAGAGGTGAACGTGAGCCATTTAAGTAAAGGCGTCTATTATATTACCTTGGTAACCGCACAAGGAGTGCTCACCAAGTCAGTCATTAAGGGCTAAATAGCTGGTATCACCATACAAAAATGCCGGGGTAGCATAGAATAATTGCGAAAAGCCCTACATTAGAGGAAAGAATTTATAACCTTTCCTCTAATGTTTACATTAATAGCCCGAAAAAGCCAGATAGCCCTGGTTTTTGCACTATGCACAACATCCTTATTACTCGCGCAACCAACTTCTTTTTCTTCCTATCAAGCCGCACTTGATTGGGCCAAATCCGCTAAACAAACACTAGCAGCCGCTTTACCCATATTTGATGCCCATATTGCCAAAGCAAAACAGGAAGGTAAACTCGATACCGCCGCCTTGTTGATCCATTACAAAGCTGTTAAATATTATAAAGAAAATATAGACTCCGCCTTAGCTATTAATGCGCAAGCCATTCAAATCAGAATGGCGATCAAAGACATAAATGGTGCTTCCCTGAGCCATTACAACCAAGCCCTTTTTTATCATACTAAAGGCGATGTCAAAGCCGCTACTGCTAGTTTTGAAAATGTCTTAAACCTCGGGTTTAACCCAGAAAATGCCATGTTTGTAAGCGCTTCTTATCGTTTGAGTAGAGGCGAACGCGACAAGGGGGATTATGAAAGGGCTTTATATTACCTGGACCTGGCCTACCAACCTTTGCATCTATCACCCCTATCCAACCCCAAAGATAGTGCCAATCTGGCCATGCTTGACCATGCATTTGCAACCATTTACAACCAAATGGCAGACAGCCTACTGGCCATAAAAGCCCATGAGCATTTGTTAGATGAATTAAACCTCTACACGGCCATTGGTGCTTCTGAAAAACTTCCCGCTGCCTATTTTGAACTGGGAAACACCTATGAAAACCTGCACCAATATGATAGTGCCATCGTTTTTTTTCAAAAAGCACTAGCAGGGTATATCCTTTTGGAAGATGAACAAATGGTGAATGATAGCTACAATAACCTCAGTATTCCTTATCGAAAGTTG containing:
- a CDS encoding S8/S53 family peptidase, giving the protein MKQLSSTPLLIFFLLGLSTLGITQTVFFEQNFNNGFPTGWSRNPDGEGTFWQLRGSGDAPFGQFWNGRSRINSESDGGAMVFDADGYQSNPETLIPFPHRGALISPFIDVTGRGRIGLRFYQYYHNFESVTSIGVSIDDGQSWQDVSINQNIGTGAETANGNIVLVELTDLVRDASRIQVRFLFEGSNFFWIIDDIQLLELPPTFGQTFPSFLGDSLDTWEIPYLVDEIGGAYPPNELAIEWAPDARESFKDSLRNTLQVITYDTCTCSNLELFHFADTFELSLDENLLVNGDFEDGATGFRSELNNNCGNCAVASYCVGTQMIDICPINTTWINNNFFAFNNPGSNQFLIVDGSITAGTDIWCQDVTLEANETYLFAFRGRNLVAGSDNPQLQLLANGIPVNTANVVNMDAAGNWDLYFVQWTTGVSVPATLTLCLEQINGGLIGNDYGIDDLILVKDGRIILNIEEKKATADQQTEGVQEVDYNYFNGDFIDIKNTPDFYGSTFPDLPQVEDEPNEKEVVVAILDTGIDYNYTANIPGIGNLSIAPYLKRSSQACYSNDVLGWNFIDAKDLLRQNKPFDDHSHGTHVAGIMIQNWQALPDTCCALKILPVKTHNARGLGKLFDASCGIYYATEEKVNFINASWGFSAVQSNTGGILYNAIQYAKDEAGILLVTSAGNEGVSLNDHPDYPSNYLLPNILSVAALDSLEQIWNSSNFEMTTVDYAAKGVGIFSAVPPGSINNDYSKVWSGKSGTSMAAPVVTGAAAKLSCLTYEDPLLDVYGKLDILSENRTDLMSFFIDGRTLDMHDLIGKIVDCELLIDANEDLSIVADLSIFPNPVKDVLTISVKNSSVNFEQFFIWDALGKVVMQQAIPVHGDQWQQEVNVSHLSKGVYYITLVTAQGVLTKSVIKG